One part of the Paracoccus sp. MBLB3053 genome encodes these proteins:
- the grxC gene encoding glutaredoxin 3, producing MAKVEIYTTPTCPYCIAAKTLLKGKGVAYEETDVSRDPDLRVAMTQRAGGRRSVPQIFIDGQHVGGSDDIHLLDRQGKLDALLGLAA from the coding sequence ATGGCCAAGGTCGAGATCTATACCACCCCCACCTGCCCCTATTGCATTGCCGCGAAGACGCTTCTGAAAGGCAAGGGCGTCGCCTACGAGGAAACCGATGTCAGCCGTGATCCCGACCTGCGTGTAGCGATGACGCAGCGGGCTGGCGGTCGCCGCAGCGTTCCCCAGATCTTCATCGACGGCCAGCATGTGGGCGGCAGCGACGATATTCACCTGCTGGACCGTCAGGGAAAACTCGACGCGCTTCTTGGCCTTGCTGCATGA
- the rimP gene encoding ribosome maturation factor RimP, producing the protein MTDLIAKTAIDRRLAEIISPVIEDLGFELVRIRLQGGKTSTLQIMADRPEGGINVDDCADISTAVSAVLDVEDPLEDNYHLEVSSPGIDRPLTRLKDFETFEGYEVRLETNQQIDGRKRFKGTLAGVEGDEVLINIEEAGAIHTIGLNFDWLSDAKLLLTDELIAEMLRQKKEAGVQIENLDESAFDEIETEAGETNADAKE; encoded by the coding sequence ATGACCGACCTCATTGCCAAGACCGCCATCGACCGGCGCCTGGCCGAGATCATCTCGCCGGTGATCGAGGATCTGGGATTCGAACTCGTCCGCATTCGCCTGCAGGGCGGCAAGACCTCGACGCTGCAGATCATGGCCGACCGGCCCGAGGGCGGCATCAATGTCGATGACTGTGCCGATATCTCGACCGCCGTCAGCGCCGTGCTTGATGTCGAGGACCCGCTTGAAGACAATTATCACCTTGAGGTCAGCAGCCCCGGCATCGACCGGCCGCTGACCCGGCTCAAGGATTTCGAAACCTTCGAAGGCTACGAGGTCCGGCTTGAAACCAACCAGCAGATCGACGGGCGCAAACGCTTCAAGGGCACGCTGGCCGGTGTCGAGGGCGACGAGGTGCTGATCAATATCGAAGAGGCCGGAGCGATTCACACGATCGGTCTTAACTTCGACTGGCTGTCGGACGCGAAGCTTCTTCTGACGGATGAACTGATTGCCGAAATGCTGCGGCAAAAAAAGGAAGCGGGCGTTCAGATCGAAAATCTCGACGAATCCGCCTTTGACGAGATCGAAACAGAAGCCGGCGAAACCAACGCCGACGCGAAGGAGTGA
- a CDS encoding carbon-nitrogen hydrolase family protein, translating into MTAGLVQLCVSDDPERNLDDTRALIREAAGRGASFVLTPEATNILNADRATQERVLCTQDNDPTLAALRAEARELGVWLLIGSLSLKTGDGGDNRFANRSFMIAPDGEIRASYDKLHMFDVTVSETESYRESSAFRPGARAVLADGPWPVGMTVCYDLRFPHLYRDLAKAGAQVLTVPAAFNDTTGAAHWEVLLRARAIETGCYVLAPAQTGLHGNHLSPERKPRRSHGHSLAVDPWGKIITDAGTERGVSLVVLDPAAVVGARSRIPSLTHDRVYSGP; encoded by the coding sequence ATCACGGCGGGACTGGTCCAGCTTTGTGTTTCGGATGACCCCGAACGCAACCTCGACGATACCCGCGCGCTGATCCGCGAGGCCGCCGGGCGCGGCGCCAGTTTCGTCCTGACGCCCGAGGCGACGAACATCCTCAATGCCGACCGCGCGACGCAGGAGCGGGTCCTTTGCACTCAGGACAATGACCCGACCCTGGCGGCCCTGCGCGCCGAGGCGCGCGAACTGGGCGTCTGGCTGCTGATCGGCTCGCTTTCGCTCAAGACCGGCGATGGCGGCGACAACCGCTTCGCCAATCGCAGCTTCATGATCGCCCCCGACGGAGAAATCCGCGCGAGCTACGACAAGCTGCACATGTTCGACGTCACCGTATCAGAGACCGAATCCTATCGCGAATCCTCGGCTTTTCGGCCCGGCGCGCGGGCGGTCCTGGCCGACGGGCCGTGGCCCGTGGGGATGACGGTCTGCTACGATCTGCGCTTTCCCCATCTTTACCGGGACCTTGCCAAGGCGGGTGCGCAGGTGCTGACCGTCCCTGCCGCGTTCAACGACACGACGGGGGCGGCTCATTGGGAAGTGCTGCTGCGGGCGCGGGCGATCGAGACCGGCTGTTACGTGCTGGCCCCGGCGCAAACCGGCCTGCATGGCAATCATCTTTCCCCCGAGCGCAAGCCGCGACGCAGCCATGGCCATTCCCTTGCCGTGGACCCTTGGGGAAAGATCATCACGGATGCTGGAACCGAACGTGGCGTTTCGCTAGTTGTGCTTGACCCTGCCGCCGTTGTCGGGGCACGGTCCCGCATTCCATCCCTGACGCACGACCGAGTATACTCGGGACCATGA
- a CDS encoding methyltransferase domain-containing protein yields MTIARKNPVTSLIDRAALLRNRSRADRLGPVDFLHRLVADEIEDRLAEVNRSFGDVAIVTGMPAFWADAFPGAKIVEDSPELDLEPGAHDLVIHAMALHWAEDPVGQIAQCARALRADGLFIAACPGGRTLGELRDVLTRAEAEVAAGLSPRILPMGEIRDLGALLNRGGLSLPVADQITQTVSYRNLFHLASDLRGMAEVNALAGRMRRPTRRDVLLRAAQIYSEDYPDPDDPQRIRATFDLVFLTGWAPDESQQKPLRPGSAKMSLADALSSLRKSHE; encoded by the coding sequence ATGACGATTGCTCGCAAAAACCCTGTAACTTCATTGATCGACCGAGCCGCGCTTCTGCGCAATCGCAGCCGTGCAGATCGTCTGGGACCTGTCGATTTTCTGCATCGCCTGGTTGCGGACGAAATCGAGGACAGGCTGGCCGAGGTGAACCGCTCATTTGGCGATGTGGCGATCGTCACCGGGATGCCTGCCTTCTGGGCCGATGCCTTTCCTGGCGCGAAGATCGTCGAAGACAGCCCCGAGCTTGACCTTGAACCCGGCGCGCATGATCTGGTGATCCATGCCATGGCCCTGCATTGGGCCGAGGACCCGGTTGGCCAGATCGCGCAATGCGCGCGCGCCCTGCGAGCCGATGGGCTGTTCATCGCCGCATGCCCGGGCGGGCGGACGCTTGGCGAATTGCGCGACGTCCTGACCCGCGCCGAAGCCGAGGTCGCCGCGGGCTTGTCGCCCCGGATACTGCCGATGGGTGAGATCAGGGACCTGGGCGCGCTTCTGAACCGCGGTGGGCTTTCCCTGCCGGTGGCCGACCAGATCACGCAGACGGTGAGCTATCGAAACCTGTTCCATCTGGCGAGCGACCTGCGCGGCATGGCAGAGGTCAACGCCCTCGCCGGCCGCATGCGTCGCCCGACGCGCCGAGACGTTCTGTTACGCGCCGCCCAGATCTATTCCGAAGATTATCCGGATCCTGATGATCCGCAGCGTATTCGCGCGACATTCGACCTGGTTTTTCTGACCGGATGGGCACCTGACGAAAGCCAGCAGAAGCCGCTTCGCCCCGGCTCGGCCAAGATGTCGCTGGCCGATGCGCTATCCAGCCTGAGAAAGAGCCACGAATGA
- the dalA gene encoding divisome-associated lipoprotein DalA, whose protein sequence is MLKLSTLALVSVLALTACQSQQPQLGPDGQPLPVAYKITAREEAEIPGRVAGQVNALRANVGAAPLTQSPMLDVAAKAHSRDMAAQNRAWHFGSDGSSPLDRIRRQGYVGHLIGENISETYENEITTLNAWMQNRDTRDVIMDPRATEFGIGWYQEPSGKIWWTLLTGSNTTYSPMAAGGFNVASAPGL, encoded by the coding sequence ATGCTGAAATTATCGACCCTTGCGCTGGTCTCGGTCCTGGCACTCACGGCCTGCCAGTCGCAGCAGCCGCAGCTCGGCCCCGATGGCCAGCCGCTGCCCGTCGCCTACAAGATCACGGCGCGCGAAGAGGCTGAAATTCCCGGCCGCGTCGCTGGCCAGGTCAACGCATTGCGCGCCAATGTCGGCGCCGCACCGTTGACCCAAAGCCCGATGCTGGACGTGGCAGCCAAGGCGCATTCCCGCGACATGGCCGCGCAGAACCGTGCCTGGCATTTCGGTTCGGACGGCTCGTCCCCGCTCGACCGGATCCGCCGTCAGGGCTACGTGGGCCATCTGATCGGTGAGAACATCTCGGAGACGTATGAGAACGAGATCACCACTCTGAACGCATGGATGCAGAATCGCGACACGCGCGACGTCATCATGGACCCGCGCGCCACCGAATTCGGTATCGGCTGGTATCAGGAGCCCTCGGGCAAAATCTGGTGGACCCTCCTGACCGGGTCGAACACGACCTACAGCCCGATGGCCGCAGGTGGCTTCAACGTGGCATCTGCGCCCGGCCTCTGA
- a CDS encoding class I SAM-dependent RNA methyltransferase, with protein MTIWTVERLGRKGDGVAIASGQRALAALTLPGEEIEGDAQDGRITAPRILSPSADRVRPACPHYRACGGCSLMHGSDDFVKSWKVGVVKEALRAQGLSAPVAGVHVSPPQSRRRAVLSGKRTKKGALLGFHARASDVIVDLAQCQVLRPAIVSALPMLRKIVIAGGSRAGELSLTVTETTAGLDVAVTGGKPLEPALFEQLAALASDADLGRLTWDEQSITRRPPALVFGRAQVVTPPGSFLQATAEGEAALLASIRDIIRGADRVLDLFAGCGTFSLPMAERAEVHAVEGLAAPLAALEAGARHAQGLHRITTEVRDLARRPLLPDELAYDAIVIDPPRAGAEAQARQIAQSSADRLAWVSCDPVTFARDARILAESNLMISRIFVVDQFRWSPHVETVAEIRRR; from the coding sequence GTGACGATCTGGACTGTCGAGCGGCTGGGCCGCAAGGGCGATGGTGTGGCCATTGCATCTGGGCAACGTGCCCTTGCCGCGCTGACGCTGCCGGGCGAGGAAATCGAGGGCGACGCCCAGGACGGACGCATAACCGCCCCGCGCATCCTGTCCCCTTCGGCCGACCGGGTGCGACCCGCCTGCCCGCATTACCGCGCCTGCGGCGGCTGTTCGCTGATGCACGGCTCGGATGATTTCGTGAAATCCTGGAAGGTCGGCGTCGTCAAGGAAGCCCTGCGGGCGCAAGGATTGTCCGCGCCCGTCGCGGGTGTGCATGTTTCTCCGCCGCAATCTCGCAGGCGCGCGGTGCTTTCGGGTAAGCGGACGAAAAAGGGCGCGCTTTTGGGTTTCCACGCCCGCGCATCAGATGTCATCGTCGATCTTGCCCAATGCCAGGTGTTGCGGCCTGCGATCGTATCGGCATTGCCGATGCTCCGTAAGATCGTGATCGCCGGAGGATCGCGCGCTGGCGAGCTGTCTCTGACCGTGACCGAAACCACGGCGGGGCTGGATGTTGCCGTGACGGGCGGCAAGCCGCTTGAGCCCGCCCTGTTCGAACAACTGGCGGCACTCGCATCCGACGCGGATCTGGGCCGGCTTACTTGGGACGAGCAATCGATCACCCGCCGTCCACCTGCACTGGTCTTTGGTCGCGCTCAGGTGGTCACGCCACCCGGCAGCTTCCTGCAGGCCACCGCCGAGGGCGAGGCCGCGCTTTTGGCCAGCATCCGCGACATCATTCGCGGCGCGGACCGCGTGTTGGATCTGTTCGCCGGATGTGGGACTTTCTCGCTTCCCATGGCCGAAAGGGCCGAGGTGCATGCCGTTGAAGGACTCGCAGCGCCACTCGCCGCACTCGAGGCGGGGGCCCGTCATGCCCAGGGCTTGCATCGAATCACGACCGAGGTTCGCGATCTTGCCCGCCGCCCCCTGCTGCCCGACGAGTTGGCATATGACGCGATCGTGATCGACCCCCCGCGAGCAGGAGCCGAAGCCCAGGCACGGCAAATCGCGCAGTCATCTGCCGATCGTTTGGCTTGGGTCAGTTGCGATCCCGTCACTTTTGCCCGCGACGCGCGGATTCTTGCCGAGTCGAACCTTATGATTTCCCGTATTTTCGTGGTCGACCAGTTTAGATGGTCCCCGCATGTCGAAACGGTGGCAGAAATTCGCCGACGCTAG
- the tspO gene encoding tryptophan-rich sensory protein TspO: MLFLTFLIACAAAGATGIIFQPGAWYDGLKKPGFTPPRWAFPVAWTSIYILIAWAAARLAPLPGSDMAMALWAAQIALNTLWTPVFFGAHRTGWAMAVIVILWLVVARLTVLAFGLDVWAGVLLLPYLIWLCLAAALNFSIWRMNRRR, encoded by the coding sequence ATGCTGTTCCTGACCTTCCTGATTGCCTGCGCGGCCGCTGGCGCCACTGGGATCATCTTTCAGCCCGGCGCTTGGTATGACGGGCTGAAGAAGCCGGGTTTCACCCCGCCTCGCTGGGCCTTTCCTGTCGCCTGGACCTCGATCTACATTCTGATCGCCTGGGCCGCCGCCCGACTGGCCCCGCTGCCTGGATCGGATATGGCGATGGCACTCTGGGCGGCGCAGATCGCGCTCAACACCTTGTGGACGCCGGTGTTTTTCGGTGCGCATCGCACGGGTTGGGCGATGGCGGTGATTGTCATTCTGTGGCTTGTCGTGGCGCGACTGACTGTTCTGGCCTTTGGGCTGGATGTCTGGGCAGGGGTGCTTTTGCTGCCCTATCTGATCTGGCTCTGCCTTGCCGCCGCACTGAATTTCAGCATCTGGCGAATGAACCGCCGGCGATAG
- the pip gene encoding prolyl aminopeptidase — protein sequence MDRLAGQIGGNPSQGKLHPMVEPFDQRQIDVGDGHIIHVEQSGHPEGVPVIVLHGGPGGGCSPYMRRFFDPKHYRAILFDQRGCGRSRPHAEVAANTTRHLVSDIEQIRRELGIGKAILFGGSWGATLALAYAQAHPEAALALVLRGVFLGRRAELDWFYGGGVARFFPDRWADFLKPIPVAERDDLIMAYHSRLFSNDRGQEIRYSLPWLQWENSLAGLEISGAGHAPPDYARTFARLENHYFAHGCFLDEGQLLRDRHLIEHLPAFIVQGRYDMVCPPQTAWELAEGWENAELRIVPASGHALSEPRIAAELVRVMDGLRDATRRSGRVA from the coding sequence ATGGACAGATTGGCAGGGCAAATCGGCGGCAATCCGTCGCAGGGGAAGCTGCACCCGATGGTCGAACCCTTCGACCAGCGTCAGATCGACGTCGGTGATGGGCATATTATTCACGTCGAGCAAAGCGGCCATCCGGAAGGCGTTCCGGTAATCGTTCTGCATGGGGGGCCAGGCGGTGGCTGCAGCCCCTATATGCGCCGCTTCTTCGACCCCAAGCATTACCGCGCGATCCTGTTCGACCAGCGTGGCTGCGGAAGATCCCGCCCCCATGCCGAGGTTGCGGCGAACACCACGCGCCACCTGGTTTCGGATATCGAGCAGATCCGCCGCGAACTCGGCATCGGAAAGGCCATCCTTTTTGGCGGCAGCTGGGGTGCCACGCTTGCGCTTGCCTATGCCCAGGCTCACCCAGAGGCAGCGCTTGCCCTGGTGCTGCGCGGGGTGTTCCTGGGCCGGCGCGCCGAGCTTGACTGGTTTTACGGCGGCGGCGTTGCCCGTTTCTTCCCGGACCGCTGGGCCGATTTCCTGAAGCCCATTCCGGTGGCGGAACGCGACGACTTAATCATGGCCTATCACAGCAGGCTATTCAGCAACGACCGGGGGCAGGAAATCCGCTATTCGCTGCCGTGGCTGCAATGGGAAAATTCGCTGGCCGGTCTTGAAATCTCGGGCGCGGGCCATGCCCCGCCGGATTATGCCCGCACCTTCGCCCGGCTCGAAAACCACTATTTTGCTCATGGCTGTTTTCTCGACGAAGGCCAATTGCTGCGCGACCGCCACCTGATCGAACATCTGCCTGCCTTCATCGTGCAGGGTCGCTATGACATGGTCTGCCCGCCCCAGACAGCCTGGGAACTGGCCGAGGGTTGGGAGAATGCCGAGCTTCGCATCGTGCCCGCATCTGGCCACGCGCTGAGTGAGCCGCGAATCGCTGCGGAACTTGTGCGTGTGATGGACGGTTTGCGAGATGCGACCCGCCGAAGCGGTCGCGTAGCCTGA
- a CDS encoding L,D-transpeptidase family protein, whose translation MIRSIRASIAIVTLWLVASCGGGDSSQPPSSKFKSYQGPPVTQVVVKKADRKMYLVSGQSVLRSYEIDLGNQPVGPKQYEGDGRTPEGLYFIDRKNPRSRYHLSLGISYPSSTDVARAAMAGLRPGGDIMIHGLGPEGRALNRPDWTAGCIAVSDEEIEEIYAMLGPGVPIFIYP comes from the coding sequence ATGATACGGTCAATTCGCGCATCGATCGCGATCGTTACGTTGTGGCTGGTCGCCAGCTGCGGCGGGGGCGATAGCAGTCAACCTCCGAGCAGCAAGTTCAAATCCTATCAGGGGCCACCCGTCACGCAGGTGGTCGTGAAGAAAGCCGATCGCAAGATGTATCTTGTCAGCGGGCAGTCCGTCCTGCGTTCATACGAGATCGACCTTGGCAACCAGCCCGTGGGTCCAAAGCAGTACGAAGGCGACGGTCGTACGCCAGAAGGACTTTATTTCATCGACCGGAAGAACCCCCGCAGCCGATACCACCTGTCGCTGGGGATCTCGTATCCATCAAGCACCGATGTCGCACGCGCCGCGATGGCGGGCCTGCGCCCGGGTGGCGACATCATGATCCACGGTCTCGGCCCGGAAGGGCGTGCCCTGAACCGTCCGGATTGGACTGCCGGTTGCATCGCCGTGTCGGATGAAGAGATCGAGGAGATCTACGCCATGCTTGGTCCTGGCGTTCCGATCTTCATCTATCCCTGA
- a CDS encoding L,D-transpeptidase: MINKTNPVSRRRFLSSSVALGAAGLAAPALAQSMDPYTGQALQGTGGGATPDAGMVQFDNTQDSRRNISSFRMQDWQPYFSNLTNGAILVDLTSRALHYWSEDQSVYKLFPTSVPVSADLTRTGRTEIIKKVKGPTWSPTPEMKKRNPEWPDFVPAGPDNPLGTHALWLSWQYYRIHGTHDTRKIGRKSSNGCIGLYNEHIQQLYDLTTVGTQVLLI, from the coding sequence ATGATCAACAAGACGAATCCGGTCTCGCGCCGGAGGTTTCTGTCCAGCTCGGTGGCGCTCGGCGCAGCCGGATTGGCCGCACCCGCCCTCGCCCAGTCGATGGATCCCTATACCGGCCAGGCGCTGCAAGGCACGGGCGGCGGCGCCACGCCGGACGCGGGCATGGTGCAATTTGACAACACGCAGGATTCGCGTCGCAACATCTCAAGCTTCCGGATGCAGGACTGGCAGCCCTATTTCAGCAACCTGACCAATGGTGCGATCCTGGTCGACCTGACCTCGCGCGCCCTTCACTACTGGTCCGAAGACCAATCGGTCTACAAGCTGTTCCCGACCTCGGTCCCGGTCAGCGCCGATCTGACCCGCACCGGTCGGACCGAGATCATCAAGAAGGTGAAGGGCCCGACCTGGTCACCGACCCCCGAGATGAAGAAGCGCAACCCCGAATGGCCCGACTTTGTGCCGGCCGGCCCCGACAACCCGCTCGGCACGCATGCGCTGTGGCTGAGCTGGCAATATTACCGTATCCACGGCACGCACGACACGCGCAAGATCGGCCGTAAGTCGTCCAATGGCTGCATCGGACTTTACAACGAACATATCCAGCAGCTTTACGACCTGACCACGGTCGGCACGCAGGTGCTGCTGATCTAA
- the hemH gene encoding ferrochelatase, producing MTLVEHAPANHPKVPTRRIGVLVANLGTPDGTDYWSMRRYLNEFLSDKRVIDLPRWKWQPILQGIVLTKRPFSSGANYKTIWNEEANESPLMTITKEQVAGLRERAAALWGDRVIVDYCMRYGNPSTEAVVDRLVKAGCDRILFFPLYPQYAGATSATANDQFFRALMKQTWQPSSRTVAPYFDRPDYIEALAASVQRTLGGRTPRKLVASYHGMPKRYLMQGDPYHCQCQKTSRLLGERLGWAPDVIDTTFQSVFGREEWLRPYTVEHVAELAKRGITEIAVISPAFSADCIETLEEIQGEIREAFIHAGGKEFTYVPCLNAEPDHLNVLTTIITENLSGWI from the coding sequence ATGACCCTTGTTGAACATGCCCCGGCCAATCACCCGAAAGTTCCGACGCGCCGTATCGGCGTGTTGGTCGCCAATCTGGGAACGCCGGACGGGACGGATTACTGGTCGATGCGGCGCTATCTGAATGAGTTCCTGTCGGATAAGCGCGTCATCGATCTGCCGCGATGGAAATGGCAGCCTATCCTGCAGGGGATCGTTCTGACGAAGCGGCCCTTCAGCTCGGGGGCGAATTACAAGACGATCTGGAATGAAGAGGCCAATGAAAGCCCGCTCATGACGATCACGAAAGAGCAGGTCGCCGGCCTGCGCGAACGCGCGGCTGCCCTTTGGGGCGACCGGGTCATCGTTGATTACTGCATGCGCTACGGCAATCCCTCGACCGAGGCGGTGGTCGATCGGCTGGTCAAGGCAGGCTGCGACCGGATCCTGTTCTTCCCGCTCTATCCGCAATATGCCGGCGCGACCTCGGCGACGGCGAATGACCAGTTCTTCCGCGCGCTGATGAAGCAGACCTGGCAGCCCTCATCCAGGACAGTCGCGCCTTATTTCGACCGGCCCGACTATATCGAGGCACTCGCGGCCTCGGTGCAGCGCACGCTGGGCGGTCGGACCCCGCGCAAGCTCGTGGCCAGCTATCACGGCATGCCCAAACGCTACCTGATGCAGGGCGACCCCTACCATTGTCAGTGCCAGAAGACATCGCGCCTCCTGGGTGAGCGACTGGGCTGGGCGCCAGACGTCATCGACACGACCTTCCAGTCGGTCTTTGGCCGCGAAGAATGGCTGCGCCCCTATACGGTCGAGCATGTCGCCGAGCTTGCGAAGCGGGGGATCACCGAAATCGCCGTGATCTCGCCCGCCTTTTCGGCCGATTGCATCGAGACGCTCGAGGAAATCCAGGGCGAGATCCGCGAGGCGTTCATCCATGCCGGGGGCAAGGAGTTCACCTATGTTCCCTGCCTGAACGCCGAGCCCGATCATCTGAACGTTCTGACGACCATCATCACCGAAAATCTCAGCGGCTGGATCTGA
- a CDS encoding ComF family protein — protein MVAHNKGLLDLMKGGLRMIFPPHCLCCGETVSEEGGLCPSCWNEASFISGSACSRCGIPLPGDGVDDEEESGPLVCDECLHISHPWVRGRAAMVYEGTGRKLTLMLKHGDRLDIVPTLGDWVARAAAPLVRPDMLVIPVPVHIRRLLRRKYNQAALLADRVARVHSLEHLPYALRRLRHTPMQDHGSVRDRFANVEDAFGLERKYSSEIEGRAILLVDDVMTSGATLATAADVLRAAGSGPISVVVLARAVKDA, from the coding sequence ATGGTCGCGCACAATAAGGGGCTTCTGGATCTGATGAAAGGCGGATTGCGGATGATCTTTCCCCCGCACTGCCTCTGCTGCGGCGAGACGGTGTCCGAGGAAGGCGGGCTTTGCCCTTCATGCTGGAACGAGGCCAGTTTCATCAGCGGTTCGGCCTGTTCGCGTTGCGGCATTCCCCTTCCCGGGGATGGGGTTGACGACGAAGAGGAATCCGGCCCACTGGTCTGCGACGAATGCCTGCACATTTCGCATCCCTGGGTGCGCGGTCGCGCTGCCATGGTCTATGAAGGCACCGGACGGAAGCTCACGCTCATGCTCAAGCACGGCGACCGGCTGGATATCGTGCCGACGCTGGGCGACTGGGTTGCCCGAGCCGCCGCGCCTCTTGTCCGACCCGATATGCTTGTGATCCCGGTTCCGGTCCACATCCGGCGCCTGCTGCGCAGAAAATACAATCAGGCCGCGCTGCTTGCAGACCGCGTGGCGCGAGTTCACAGCCTTGAACATCTGCCCTATGCGCTGAGGCGGCTGCGACACACCCCGATGCAGGATCATGGCAGCGTTCGGGACCGCTTCGCCAATGTCGAGGACGCGTTCGGACTTGAACGCAAGTATTCGTCCGAGATCGAAGGCCGCGCGATCCTGCTTGTCGATGACGTGATGACCTCGGGCGCGACCCTTGCAACCGCTGCAGATGTGCTTCGCGCCGCCGGCTCCGGTCCGATATCGGTCGTGGTTCTGGCGCGAGCGGTCAAGGATGCCTAG
- the ubiG gene encoding bifunctional 2-polyprenyl-6-hydroxyphenol methylase/3-demethylubiquinol 3-O-methyltransferase UbiG codes for MNERPQTSSIDPAEVAKFQAMAQEWWDPHGKFKPLHMLNPTRLDYVTTQIAAQFGRDRNTELPFEGLTVLDIGCGGGLMSEPLARLGATVTGADAAEGNIAIAALHAKEQGLAIDYRATTSEALLAEGQSYDIVMALEIVEHVAEPSEFIASCRDLVRPGGMLIQSTLNRTMRSFGAAIIGAEWVMRWLPKGTHDWHRFITPDELAAMTEATGLRVVDRCGMVFNPLGWSWSLSHRDLSVNYAMTALRAE; via the coding sequence ATGAACGAAAGACCGCAAACCAGCAGTATCGACCCGGCCGAGGTCGCGAAATTCCAGGCTATGGCACAGGAATGGTGGGACCCGCATGGCAAGTTCAAGCCATTGCACATGCTCAACCCGACGCGGCTGGACTATGTCACGACCCAGATTGCGGCGCAGTTCGGGCGTGACCGCAATACGGAGCTTCCCTTCGAGGGACTGACGGTGCTGGATATCGGCTGCGGCGGGGGGCTGATGTCCGAACCGCTGGCGCGGCTGGGCGCGACGGTCACCGGTGCCGATGCGGCCGAGGGAAATATCGCGATCGCCGCGCTTCACGCCAAAGAGCAGGGTCTGGCGATCGATTACCGCGCCACCACGTCCGAGGCGCTGCTGGCCGAGGGCCAGAGCTACGATATCGTCATGGCTCTCGAGATCGTCGAGCATGTCGCCGAGCCTTCGGAGTTCATTGCATCCTGCCGCGACCTCGTGAGGCCGGGAGGGATGTTGATTCAGTCCACGCTGAACCGCACGATGCGCAGCTTTGGAGCGGCGATCATCGGTGCCGAATGGGTGATGCGCTGGCTGCCCAAGGGCACGCATGACTGGCATCGCTTCATCACCCCCGACGAGCTTGCCGCCATGACCGAGGCCACCGGCCTCAGGGTCGTCGACCGCTGCGGGATGGTCTTCAACCCGTTGGGATGGAGCTGGTCGCTGTCGCATCGCGACCTGTCGGTGAATTACGCTATGACGGCGCTGCGCGCCGAGTGA
- a CDS encoding MarR family winged helix-turn-helix transcriptional regulator, whose protein sequence is MPGKPVEHPPTSTEASADSLAASLFSEVFIADQLARDLIGKALPKGMQISHFSVLNLLAHLGVERSPAELAEAFHVTRGAMTNTLSRLEWAGHIHIRPDWDDARRKFVSISPAGRAARDAALAAFMPRIGDVVREIGSDRVRAALPVLRLLRRQLEEALRQEER, encoded by the coding sequence ATGCCTGGCAAGCCCGTGGAACACCCTCCCACCAGCACCGAGGCTTCGGCCGACTCGCTGGCCGCGAGCCTGTTTTCCGAAGTTTTCATCGCCGACCAGCTCGCCCGCGACCTGATCGGAAAGGCCCTGCCCAAGGGCATGCAGATTTCTCATTTCTCGGTTCTGAACCTGCTCGCGCATCTGGGCGTCGAGCGCAGCCCGGCCGAACTGGCCGAAGCATTTCATGTCACGCGTGGAGCCATGACCAACACGCTATCGCGTTTGGAATGGGCGGGGCATATCCATATCAGGCCAGACTGGGACGATGCGCGGCGCAAGTTCGTCTCGATCAGCCCGGCAGGTCGCGCGGCAAGAGACGCCGCGCTGGCGGCATTCATGCCGCGAATCGGCGATGTCGTACGCGAAATCGGCTCGGACCGGGTCCGGGCGGCCCTGCCTGTGCTGCGCCTGCTGCGCCGCCAGCTTGAAGAGGCATTGCGGCAGGAAGAACGCTAG